Part of the Methanolobus chelungpuianus genome, AGGAATGAAAGCAAAACCGGCAGCGATATAGACTTCCTTGTTGATTTTGAGAAAGGTGCGGATCTTTTTGATCTCGCAGCCCTTGGAATTTTTCTTGAAGAAGAGTTCGGGTCAAAGGTGGATATAGTCTCGAAGCGTGCCGTAAGGGATGAATTGAAGAGCAGGATTTTGTCAGA contains:
- a CDS encoding nucleotidyltransferase family protein, which translates into the protein RNESKTGSDIDFLVDFEKGADLFDLAALGIFLEEEFGSKVDIVSKRAVRDELKSRILSEVVYAHA